A window of the Catharus ustulatus isolate bCatUst1 chromosome 23, bCatUst1.pri.v2, whole genome shotgun sequence genome harbors these coding sequences:
- the RUNDC3A gene encoding RUN domain-containing protein 3A isoform X2 — translation MEASWVPAAMALGLSSKKASSRNIAVERKNLITVCRFSVKTLLEKYTSDPIDDSSEEFVNFAAILEQILSHRFKGPVSWFSSDGQRGFWDYIRLACSKVPNNCVSSIENMENISTSRAKGRAWIRVALMEKRMSEYISTALRDTRTTRRFYDDGAIMLREESTVLTGMLIGLSAIDFSFCLKGEVMDGKTPVVIDYTPYLKFTQSYDYLSEEEERGSVESSTSEDSSPEHPYLPLVTDEDSWYNKWRKMEQKFRIVYAQKGYLEELVRLRESQLKDLEAENKRLKLRLEEVMVQNQLEKRELEGVILELQEQLTGLIPCENPQLAQLSKEMVTPLVNQWPSLGTLNGNESGSDSKLYRRHSFVSTDQLSAENSLSSDSQRLGEGKREGEPWGPLGKDPTPSMLGLCGSLASLPSCKSLASLKSNECLVSDSTEASPTRSPS, via the exons ATGGAAGCGAGCTGGGTGCCGGCTGCCATGGCTCTGGGGCTCTCCTCCAAGAAAGCTTCCTCCAGGAACATCGCCGTGGAGAGGAAAAACCTCATCACCGTCTGCAG GTTCTCGGTGAAGACCCTTCTGGAGAAGTACACGTCGGATCCCATCGACGACTCCTCCGAGGAGTTCGTCAACTTCGCCGCCATCCTCGAGCAGATCCTCAGCCACCGCTTCAAAG GTCCCGTCAGCTGGTTCAGCTCCGATGGGCAGCGCGGGTTTTGGGATTACATCCGCCTGGCCTGCAGCAAGGTGCCCAACAACTGCGTCAGCAGCATCGAGAACATGGAGAACATCAGCACCTCCAGGGCCAAG GGCCGGGCCTGGATCCGCGTGGCGCTGATGGAGAAGCGAATGTCCGAGTACATCTCCACGGCCCTGAGGGACACCCGGACCACCAG GAGGTTTTACGACGACGGGGCCATCATGCTGCGGGAGGAGTCCACGGTGCTCACGGGGATGCTCATCGGGCTCAGCGCCATCGACttcag cttCTGCCTGAAGGGAGAGGTGATGGACGGTAAAACGCCCGTGGTCATTGACTACACGCCCTACCTGAAGTTCACGCAGAG CTACGACTACCTGagcgaggaggaggagcgggGCAGCGTGGAGAGCAGCACAAGCGAGGACAGCTCGCCTGAGCACCCCTACCTGCCCCTGGTCACCGACGAGGACAGCTGGTACAACAAGTGGCGCAAGATGGAGCAGAAATTCCGCATTGTTTATGCCCAAAAG GGGtacctggaggagctggtgagGCTGCGGGAGTCGCAGTTGAAGGACCTGGAGGCCGAGAACAAGCGGCTGAAGCTGCGGCTGGAGGAGGTGATGGTGCAGAACCAGCTGGAgaagagggagctggagggcgtcatcctggagctgcaggagcagct GACGGGGCTGATCCCCTGTGAGAACCCACAGCTGGCCCAGCTCTCCAAGGAGATGGTGACACCCCTGGTCAACCAGTGGCCCTCGCTGGGGACCCTCAATGGCAACGAGAGCGGCTCGGACAGCAAACTGTACAGAAG gcacagcttcGTGAGCACCGACCAGCTCTCGGCCGAGAACAGCCTCAGCTCCGACTCCCAGCGCCTGGGCGAGGGCAAGCGCGAAGGGGAGCCCTGGGGGCCCTTGG ggaaggaCCCCACGCCCTCCATGCTGGGGCTCTGCGGCTCCCTggcctccctgcccagctgcaagTCCCTGGCCAGCCTCAAGTCCAACGAGTGCCTGGTGAGCGACAGCACGGAAGCCAGCCCGACCCGCAGCCCCAGCTGA
- the RUNDC3A gene encoding RUN domain-containing protein 3A isoform X3 → MEASWVPAAMALGLSSKKASSRNIAVERKNLITVCRFSVKTLLEKYTSDPIDDSSEEFVNFAAILEQILSHRFKGPVSWFSSDGQRGFWDYIRLACSKVPNNCVSSIENMENISTSRAKGRAWIRVALMEKRMSEYISTALRDTRTTRRFYDDGAIMLREESTVLTGMLIGLSAIDFSFCLKGEVMDGKTPVVIDYTPYLKFTQSYDYLSEEEERGSVESSTSEDSSPEHPYLPLVTDEDSWYNKWRKMEQKFRIVYAQKGYLEELVRLRESQLKDLEAENKRLKLRLEEVMVQNQLEKRELEGVILELQEQLTGLIPCENPQLAQLSKEMVTPLVNQWPSLGTLNGNESGSDSKLYRREGPHALHAGALRLPGLPAQLQVPGQPQVQRVPGERQHGSQPDPQPQLRPPAPAPPPGPARPPQD, encoded by the exons ATGGAAGCGAGCTGGGTGCCGGCTGCCATGGCTCTGGGGCTCTCCTCCAAGAAAGCTTCCTCCAGGAACATCGCCGTGGAGAGGAAAAACCTCATCACCGTCTGCAG GTTCTCGGTGAAGACCCTTCTGGAGAAGTACACGTCGGATCCCATCGACGACTCCTCCGAGGAGTTCGTCAACTTCGCCGCCATCCTCGAGCAGATCCTCAGCCACCGCTTCAAAG GTCCCGTCAGCTGGTTCAGCTCCGATGGGCAGCGCGGGTTTTGGGATTACATCCGCCTGGCCTGCAGCAAGGTGCCCAACAACTGCGTCAGCAGCATCGAGAACATGGAGAACATCAGCACCTCCAGGGCCAAG GGCCGGGCCTGGATCCGCGTGGCGCTGATGGAGAAGCGAATGTCCGAGTACATCTCCACGGCCCTGAGGGACACCCGGACCACCAG GAGGTTTTACGACGACGGGGCCATCATGCTGCGGGAGGAGTCCACGGTGCTCACGGGGATGCTCATCGGGCTCAGCGCCATCGACttcag cttCTGCCTGAAGGGAGAGGTGATGGACGGTAAAACGCCCGTGGTCATTGACTACACGCCCTACCTGAAGTTCACGCAGAG CTACGACTACCTGagcgaggaggaggagcgggGCAGCGTGGAGAGCAGCACAAGCGAGGACAGCTCGCCTGAGCACCCCTACCTGCCCCTGGTCACCGACGAGGACAGCTGGTACAACAAGTGGCGCAAGATGGAGCAGAAATTCCGCATTGTTTATGCCCAAAAG GGGtacctggaggagctggtgagGCTGCGGGAGTCGCAGTTGAAGGACCTGGAGGCCGAGAACAAGCGGCTGAAGCTGCGGCTGGAGGAGGTGATGGTGCAGAACCAGCTGGAgaagagggagctggagggcgtcatcctggagctgcaggagcagct GACGGGGCTGATCCCCTGTGAGAACCCACAGCTGGCCCAGCTCTCCAAGGAGATGGTGACACCCCTGGTCAACCAGTGGCCCTCGCTGGGGACCCTCAATGGCAACGAGAGCGGCTCGGACAGCAAACTGTACAGAAG ggaaggaCCCCACGCCCTCCATGCTGGGGCTCTGCGGCTCCCTggcctccctgcccagctgcaagTCCCTGGCCAGCCTCAAGTCCAACGAGTGCCTGGTGAGCGACAGCACGGAAGCCAGCCCGACCCGCAGCCCCAGCTGAGACCCCcggcccccgcgccgccccccggcccggcccggccgccgcaGGACTGA
- the RUNDC3A gene encoding RUN domain-containing protein 3A isoform X1, which translates to MEASWVPAAMALGLSSKKASSRNIAVERKNLITVCRFSVKTLLEKYTSDPIDDSSEEFVNFAAILEQILSHRFKGNGGPRAVPAAIPCPAEGGDGPAGTRRGSAGAAAPEHSPWVPAGPVSWFSSDGQRGFWDYIRLACSKVPNNCVSSIENMENISTSRAKGRAWIRVALMEKRMSEYISTALRDTRTTRRFYDDGAIMLREESTVLTGMLIGLSAIDFSFCLKGEVMDGKTPVVIDYTPYLKFTQSYDYLSEEEERGSVESSTSEDSSPEHPYLPLVTDEDSWYNKWRKMEQKFRIVYAQKGYLEELVRLRESQLKDLEAENKRLKLRLEEVMVQNQLEKRELEGVILELQEQLTGLIPCENPQLAQLSKEMVTPLVNQWPSLGTLNGNESGSDSKLYRRHSFVSTDQLSAENSLSSDSQRLGEGKREGEPWGPLGKDPTPSMLGLCGSLASLPSCKSLASLKSNECLVSDSTEASPTRSPS; encoded by the exons ATGGAAGCGAGCTGGGTGCCGGCTGCCATGGCTCTGGGGCTCTCCTCCAAGAAAGCTTCCTCCAGGAACATCGCCGTGGAGAGGAAAAACCTCATCACCGTCTGCAG GTTCTCGGTGAAGACCCTTCTGGAGAAGTACACGTCGGATCCCATCGACGACTCCTCCGAGGAGTTCGTCAACTTCGCCGCCATCCTCGAGCAGATCCTCAGCCACCGCTTCAAAGGTAACGGCggccccagggctgtccctgccgcCATCCCGTGTCCCGCGGAGGGtggggatggccctgctggcaccaggagGGGCTCGGCTGGCGCAGCAGCCCCTGAGCACAGCCCGTGGGTGCCCGCAGGTCCCGTCAGCTGGTTCAGCTCCGATGGGCAGCGCGGGTTTTGGGATTACATCCGCCTGGCCTGCAGCAAGGTGCCCAACAACTGCGTCAGCAGCATCGAGAACATGGAGAACATCAGCACCTCCAGGGCCAAG GGCCGGGCCTGGATCCGCGTGGCGCTGATGGAGAAGCGAATGTCCGAGTACATCTCCACGGCCCTGAGGGACACCCGGACCACCAG GAGGTTTTACGACGACGGGGCCATCATGCTGCGGGAGGAGTCCACGGTGCTCACGGGGATGCTCATCGGGCTCAGCGCCATCGACttcag cttCTGCCTGAAGGGAGAGGTGATGGACGGTAAAACGCCCGTGGTCATTGACTACACGCCCTACCTGAAGTTCACGCAGAG CTACGACTACCTGagcgaggaggaggagcgggGCAGCGTGGAGAGCAGCACAAGCGAGGACAGCTCGCCTGAGCACCCCTACCTGCCCCTGGTCACCGACGAGGACAGCTGGTACAACAAGTGGCGCAAGATGGAGCAGAAATTCCGCATTGTTTATGCCCAAAAG GGGtacctggaggagctggtgagGCTGCGGGAGTCGCAGTTGAAGGACCTGGAGGCCGAGAACAAGCGGCTGAAGCTGCGGCTGGAGGAGGTGATGGTGCAGAACCAGCTGGAgaagagggagctggagggcgtcatcctggagctgcaggagcagct GACGGGGCTGATCCCCTGTGAGAACCCACAGCTGGCCCAGCTCTCCAAGGAGATGGTGACACCCCTGGTCAACCAGTGGCCCTCGCTGGGGACCCTCAATGGCAACGAGAGCGGCTCGGACAGCAAACTGTACAGAAG gcacagcttcGTGAGCACCGACCAGCTCTCGGCCGAGAACAGCCTCAGCTCCGACTCCCAGCGCCTGGGCGAGGGCAAGCGCGAAGGGGAGCCCTGGGGGCCCTTGG ggaaggaCCCCACGCCCTCCATGCTGGGGCTCTGCGGCTCCCTggcctccctgcccagctgcaagTCCCTGGCCAGCCTCAAGTCCAACGAGTGCCTGGTGAGCGACAGCACGGAAGCCAGCCCGACCCGCAGCCCCAGCTGA
- the SLC25A39 gene encoding solute carrier family 25 member 39 isoform X1 produces the protein MAEKMSPSPGGGITPLQQMLASGTGAILTSLFVTPLDVVKIRLQAQRTPFSKGKCFLYCNGLMDHLYVCQNGNGCSAWYKAPGHFTGTLDAFVKITRNEGLRSLWSGLPPTLVMAVPATVIYFTAYDQLRDYLHARMGSWSHSIPLLAGALARLGAVTVISPLELIRTKLQSQQLSYRELRACIRSAVAQDGWLSLWRGWGPTVLRDVPFSALYWFNYELVRTWLCGQPWLDGATFTVSFTSGAISGTVAAVLTLPFDVVKTQRQIELGDSEVHPVKASKPSSTWLLMQRIRAESGTRGLFAGFLPRVIKVAPACAIMISTYEFGKSFFQKLNQEQQLRGL, from the exons ATGGCTGAGAAGATGTCACCGAGCCCCGGCGGGGGCATCACGCCGCTGCAGCAGATGTTGGCCTCGGGGACGGGTGCCATCCTCACCTCCCTGTTTG TGACGCCGCTGGACGTGGTGAAGATCCGGCTGCAGGCCCAGAGGACCCCCTTCTCCAAAG GGAAGTGTTTCCTGTACTGCAACGGGCTCATGGACCACCTGTACGTCTGCCAGAACGGCAACGGCTGCTCTGCCTGGTACAAGGCCCCCGGCCACTTCACGGGCACGCTG GATGCCTTTGTGAAGATCACACGCAATGAGGGGCTCAGATCTCTGTGGAGCGGCTTGCCCCCCACCCT ggtGATGGCTGTGCCAGCCACCGTCATTTACTTCACGGCCTACGACCAGCTGCGGGACTACCTGCACGCTCGGATGGGCAGCTGGAGCCACTCCATCCCCCTGCTGGCTGGGGCCCTGGCCAGGC TGGGTGCTGTGACAGTCATCAGCCCCCTGGAGCTGATCCGCACCAAGCTGCAGTCCCAGCAGCTGAGCTACCGCGAGCTGCGCGCCTGCATCCGGTCAGCGGTGGCGCAGGACGGCTGGCTGTccctctggaggggctggggacccACCGTGCTGCGGGACGTGCCCTTCTCGG ctctgtaCTGGTTTAACTACGAGCTGGTGAGGACGTGGCTCTgcgggcagccctggctggacGGTGCCACGTTCACGGTCAGCTTCACCTCCGGGGCCATCTCTGGCACG GTGGCCGCGGTGCTGACGCTGCCCTTCGACGTGGTCAAAACCCAGCGGCAGATCGAGCTGGGAGACAGTGAGGTGCACCCAG TCAAAGCCTCCAAGCCTTCCTCCACCTGGCTGCTCATGCAGCGGATCCGCGCCGAGTCGGGCACCCGGGGGCTGTTTGCAG ggttCCTGCCCCGCGTCATCAAGGTGGCTCCTGCCTGCGCCATCATGATCAGCACCTACGAGTTCGGCAAGAGCTTCTTCCAGAAGCTgaaccaggagcagcagctgcggGGATTGTGA
- the SLC25A39 gene encoding solute carrier family 25 member 39 isoform X2: MAEKMSPSPGGGITPLQQMLASGTGAILTSLFVTPLDVVKIRLQAQRTPFSKVLAAQSVPWGAQPATWKCFLYCNGLMDHLYVCQNGNGCSAWYKAPGHFTGTLDAFVKITRNEGLRSLWSGLPPTLVMAVPATVIYFTAYDQLRDYLHARMGSWSHSIPLLAGALARLGAVTVISPLELIRTKLQSQQLSYRELRACIRSAVAQDGWLSLWRGWGPTVLRDVPFSALYWFNYELVRTWLCGQPWLDGATFTVSFTSGAISGTVAAVLTLPFDVVKTQRQIELGDSEVHPVKASKPSSTWLLMQRIRAESGTRGLFAGFLPRVIKVAPACAIMISTYEFGKSFFQKLNQEQQLRGL; this comes from the exons ATGGCTGAGAAGATGTCACCGAGCCCCGGCGGGGGCATCACGCCGCTGCAGCAGATGTTGGCCTCGGGGACGGGTGCCATCCTCACCTCCCTGTTTG TGACGCCGCTGGACGTGGTGAAGATCCGGCTGCAGGCCCAGAGGACCCCCTTCTCCAAAG TGTTGGCAGCGCAGTCAGTGCCCTGGGGCGCTCAGCCGGCCACAT GGAAGTGTTTCCTGTACTGCAACGGGCTCATGGACCACCTGTACGTCTGCCAGAACGGCAACGGCTGCTCTGCCTGGTACAAGGCCCCCGGCCACTTCACGGGCACGCTG GATGCCTTTGTGAAGATCACACGCAATGAGGGGCTCAGATCTCTGTGGAGCGGCTTGCCCCCCACCCT ggtGATGGCTGTGCCAGCCACCGTCATTTACTTCACGGCCTACGACCAGCTGCGGGACTACCTGCACGCTCGGATGGGCAGCTGGAGCCACTCCATCCCCCTGCTGGCTGGGGCCCTGGCCAGGC TGGGTGCTGTGACAGTCATCAGCCCCCTGGAGCTGATCCGCACCAAGCTGCAGTCCCAGCAGCTGAGCTACCGCGAGCTGCGCGCCTGCATCCGGTCAGCGGTGGCGCAGGACGGCTGGCTGTccctctggaggggctggggacccACCGTGCTGCGGGACGTGCCCTTCTCGG ctctgtaCTGGTTTAACTACGAGCTGGTGAGGACGTGGCTCTgcgggcagccctggctggacGGTGCCACGTTCACGGTCAGCTTCACCTCCGGGGCCATCTCTGGCACG GTGGCCGCGGTGCTGACGCTGCCCTTCGACGTGGTCAAAACCCAGCGGCAGATCGAGCTGGGAGACAGTGAGGTGCACCCAG TCAAAGCCTCCAAGCCTTCCTCCACCTGGCTGCTCATGCAGCGGATCCGCGCCGAGTCGGGCACCCGGGGGCTGTTTGCAG ggttCCTGCCCCGCGTCATCAAGGTGGCTCCTGCCTGCGCCATCATGATCAGCACCTACGAGTTCGGCAAGAGCTTCTTCCAGAAGCTgaaccaggagcagcagctgcggGGATTGTGA